One stretch of Clavelina lepadiformis chromosome 6, kaClaLepa1.1, whole genome shotgun sequence DNA includes these proteins:
- the LOC143463025 gene encoding claudin-4-like, which yields MAGLTLCRKVSAGLTAVCLVLVISGLVLVCLCTYLPYWQVNDPEAGVIERPLRFSGIWKRCLAMPSSEIYICDDYDSSFVEIPQIIQTARVLCIISIVSAGASVVLIIPGLIFIILSLIYEKHLLKILTVIPPVVSFVLAFLSGVCVLHAVTQFDIESREENPYYVSTDVSTFLRGQCLYFGWIGGGLLIGGAIVSLHPAIVGIIDLKQDRRAN from the exons ATGGCCGGTTTAACACTCTGTCGTAAAGTATCTGCGGGACTTACAGCAGTCTGCCTAGTGCTGGTTATCTCAGGCTTAGTTCTGGTCTGCTTATGCACATACTTGCCTTACTGGCAGGTAAATGACCCAGAAGCAGGAGTTATTGAAAGACCATTGCGG TTTTCTGGGATATGGAAAAGATGCTTGGCCATGCCTAGTAGCGAAATTTACATTTGCGATGATTATGATTCGAGTTTCGTGGAAATACCGCAGATTATCCAGACAG cCCGCGTTCTTTGCATCATTTCAATCGTAAGCGCCGGTGCTTCTGTGGTGTTGATAATTCCGGGATTGATATTTATCATTCTCAGTTTAATATACGAAAAGCACCTCCTAAAAATATTAACG GTGATTCCACCTGTGGTCAGTTTTGTGTTGGCCTTTCTATCAGGTGTGTGTGTGCTGCACGCGGTCACACAGTTTGACATCGAATCAAGAGAAGAAAATCCATACTACGTTTCAACCGATGT GTCGACATTTCTGCGGGGACAATGTCTTTATTTTGGTTGGATCGGGGGAGGATTACTTATCGGCGGGGCGATCGTGAGCTTGCATCCCGCCATTGTTGGAATAATCGACCTGAAGCAAGACAGGAGAGCAAATTAA
- the LOC143463022 gene encoding claudin-7-like, whose amino-acid sequence MGSGGEIASLIVMVIGTVLTLVCVAIPFWKKNDPEDTIRDSIVRHEGLWIKCQTFQTGNWDCDDFNRFFLGLPTQLQVARGFSITSMVLAVFSIGAMCVGMDSIPCGTDSKGTKKRIRLIAGAMGFLSGLLILASVSWYGNDVRIQHEIATQQLFVSQITQTRYIFGEALFLGWAGGACLILAGILALCTGCGGGDSYEDAHPRYAYRPPTKNAGNSQEYV is encoded by the exons atgggCTCCGGAGGCGAAATTGCGAGTCTTATCGTCATGGTGATAGGCACCGTGCTGACGTTGGTATGCGTGGCGATTCCTTTTTGGAAGAAGAATGATCCTGAAGACACCATCCGGGACAGTATCGTGAGA CATGAAGGGCTTTGGATTAAATGTCAGACCTTCCAGACTGGAAACTGGGATTGTGACGATTTCAACAGATTCTTTCTCGGTCTGCCAACCCAGCTGCAAGTTG CCCGTGGTTTCAGCATCACCTCCATGGTGTTAGCAGTCTTCAGCATTGGTGCCATGTGCGTGGGAATGGACTCTATTCCCTGTGGAACAGACAGCAAAGGAACAAAG AAGCGAATCCGTCTAATTGCCGGAGCCATGGGTTTCCTCAGCGGACTTCTGATCCTCGCCTCTGTATCTTGGTACGGAAACGATGTCCGCATCCAACACGAGATCGCCACCCAGCAGCTGTTCGTAAGCCAAATCACCCAGACTAG ATACATTTTCGGGGAAGCGTTATTTCTTGGTTGGGCCGGAGGAGCATGTCTTATTTTAGCCGGGATCCTGGCTCTCTGTACCGGCTGCGGTGGTGGAGATTCCTACGAAGACGCCCATCCTCGTTACGCTTACAGACCACCAACCAAAAATGCAGGAAACAGTCAAGAATACGTTTAA
- the LOC143463023 gene encoding uncharacterized protein LOC143463023 isoform X2, with protein MEKMNRSAVIWAAGNLSLAVGLVLVACAMAVPHWVEGVMRDHLNGNLMAVDTYHGLWKNCTVSFNRELTCQPFPFIFSMVDQNPETAHIVKTRLLLTFALLFAVAAIVGQGAGHLRHQMEGMLASAISCLFAALFVFVASGIYVKYVQDANRKSTESFHDETFNPIPQNAKTGSCLNMGLVGGIFFCMSSVFALLHVYLPKNPMYKMLQQDLGVPVSI; from the exons ATGGAGAAAATGAATAGATCTGCTGTAATATGGGCTGCTGGTAACCTGTCTCTTGCGGTTGGCTTGGTCTTGGTGGCGTGCGCCATGGCTGTGCCACACTGGGTTGAAGGCGTCATGCGCGATCACTTGAATGGAAATTTGATGGCGGTTGACACG TACCATGGACTATGGAAGAACTGTACGGTAAGTTTTAACAGGGAACTAACTTGCCAACCATTTCCCTTTATATTTTCAATGGTTGATCAAAACCCAGAGACAGCACACATTG TTAAAACACGGCTTTTGTTGACGTTTGCATTGCTCTTTGCTGTTGCCGCCATTGTTGGTCAAGGAGCTGGCCACTTGCGCCACCAGATG GAAGGTATGCTAGCTTCGGCAATTAGCTGCTTATTTGCTGCACTGTTTGTGTTCGTCGCGTCGGGAATTTACGTTAAGTATGTGCAAGACGCAAACCGTAAGTCGACAGAAAGCTTCCACGACGAAACATTCAATCCTATTCCGCAAAACGCAAA GACTGGGAGTTGCCTTAACATGGGCTTGGTTGGGGGAATCTTCTTCTGTATGTCCTCGGTATTTGCACTACTCCATGTGTACTTGCCTAAAAACCCAATGTACAAAATGCTTCAACAAGATTTAGGCGTACCGGTGTCCATCTGA
- the LOC143463407 gene encoding claudin-4-like, giving the protein MVFMKVSLGLTAACFVLAVSGLVLVCLCTYLPYWETSTSEKDSITRWAGLWRKCQMFQTANRDCDDFARFYLGIPETILLARKFTMASVICAVIAVASTVATLILGLINFKMKRLRLKILMLTGFIANTQVALGSGVCVLFAVTIFFYDMQQRNQEQLSNFSWERGPVYEPGRSLYYGWIGGGLLICGGILSLIAAVCIVIHLWRLRKERDNLGAMLHRPLVTSNVTTM; this is encoded by the exons atggtTTTCATGAAAGTATCTCTCGGTCTCACAGCAGCCTGCTTTGTATTGGCTGTGTCTGGTTTGGTCCTTGTCTGCCTCTGCACGTACCTGCCTTACTGGGAAACCAGCACAAGCGAAAAAGACAGCATCACCAGG TGGGCTGGGCTGTGGAGAAAATGCCAGATGTTTCAAACAGCAAACCGAGACTGCGACGATTTTGCAAGATTTTACCTCGGCATTCctgaaacaattttattaG CTCGGAAGTTCACTATGGCTTCGGTGATATGCGCCGTGATTGCCGTAGCATCAACTGTCGCGACATTGATATTAGGTTtgatcaattttaaaatgaaacgaCTTCGCCTAAAAATATTAATG CTGACTGGTTTTATTGCCAACACCCAAGTAGCCCTTGGATCTGGTGTGTGCGTTTTGTTTGCTGTTACCATATTCTTTTATGATATGCAGCAAAGAAACCAGGAACAACTGTCAAATTTTTCTTGGGAAAg AGGCCCAGTTTATGAGCCTGGGCGGTCTCTTTATTACGGTTGGATCGGAGGAGGACTACTCATCTGCGGGGGTATACTGAGCCTGATCGCCGCCGTTTGTATTGTGATTCACCTGTGGCGACTTAGAAAAGAAAGAGATAACTTAGGAGCTATGCTGCACAGACCACTTGTGACGTCAAATGTAACAACAATGTAA
- the LOC143463023 gene encoding uncharacterized protein LOC143463023 isoform X1: protein MEKMNRSAVIWAAGNLSLAVGLVLVACAMAVPHWVEGVMRDHLNGNLMAVDTYHGLWKNCTVSFNRELTCQPFPFIFSMVDQNPETAHIVKTRLLLTFALLFAVAAIVGQGAGHLRHQMKEGMLASAISCLFAALFVFVASGIYVKYVQDANRKSTESFHDETFNPIPQNAKTGSCLNMGLVGGIFFCMSSVFALLHVYLPKNPMYKMLQQDLGVPVSI, encoded by the exons ATGGAGAAAATGAATAGATCTGCTGTAATATGGGCTGCTGGTAACCTGTCTCTTGCGGTTGGCTTGGTCTTGGTGGCGTGCGCCATGGCTGTGCCACACTGGGTTGAAGGCGTCATGCGCGATCACTTGAATGGAAATTTGATGGCGGTTGACACG TACCATGGACTATGGAAGAACTGTACGGTAAGTTTTAACAGGGAACTAACTTGCCAACCATTTCCCTTTATATTTTCAATGGTTGATCAAAACCCAGAGACAGCACACATTG TTAAAACACGGCTTTTGTTGACGTTTGCATTGCTCTTTGCTGTTGCCGCCATTGTTGGTCAAGGAGCTGGCCACTTGCGCCACCAGATG AAGGAAGGTATGCTAGCTTCGGCAATTAGCTGCTTATTTGCTGCACTGTTTGTGTTCGTCGCGTCGGGAATTTACGTTAAGTATGTGCAAGACGCAAACCGTAAGTCGACAGAAAGCTTCCACGACGAAACATTCAATCCTATTCCGCAAAACGCAAA GACTGGGAGTTGCCTTAACATGGGCTTGGTTGGGGGAATCTTCTTCTGTATGTCCTCGGTATTTGCACTACTCCATGTGTACTTGCCTAAAAACCCAATGTACAAAATGCTTCAACAAGATTTAGGCGTACCGGTGTCCATCTGA
- the LOC143463020 gene encoding uncharacterized protein LOC143463020 isoform X1: MNTVLLMLSLIATAQGLRCMTCENARSHEDCDSQGVMRECLENELSCAIEERKVNYGPGRLIFKHCKQPLACNNNYIQNDRPAWWPIQCNDKFPNSVCRCCCFEDECNIGHERCFGKADEKTYRNYGILLWSSPAPTCGPISCGNQEVVRGGITTCSDGNRFRSKCDFQCQAPAQIYPPDSSSSVCLEDGSWSKPAPCCANPCPSLVVVDLVIILDSSSSVGEAGWQTLLSFTRSLLSLYTLGNNSVEVAVVRYNAEVDTDNIIPLDNGFNRDELFAAISSLPYDGSGTRTGNAINFTREFILENGHGHREFAHDLVVVLTDGRSQDDVAVPSRLLRERGVMTYAIGIRPDQAPDNFDIRNDLLNIAGSEDHFFVVEDGFSRLNADFAEEITREICSDPCGLTPHL; this comes from the exons ATGAATACCGTTTTATTGATGTTGTCATTAATTGCTACTGCCCAAG GTCTTCGCTGCATGACTTGTGAAAATGCGCGATCGCACGAAGATTGCGACAGCCAAGGAGTAATGAGAGAATGCCTTGAAAATGAA CTTTCATGCGCTATTGAAGAGAGAAAGGTCAATTACGGTCCCGGTCGTTTGATATTTAAACACTGCAAGCAGCCACTGGCGTGTAACAACAACTACATACAG aaTGATCGCCCTGCTTGGTGGCCCATACAGTGCAACGACAAGTTTCCAAACTCAGTCTGCAGATGCTGCTGTTTTGAGGACGAATGTAACATTGGACACGAAAGATGTTTTGGGAAAGCtg ACGAGAAAACGTACAGAAATTATGGAATCTTATTATGGAGCTCACCAGCTCCCACATGCGGAC CGATCTCTTGCGGCAATCAAGAAGTCGTACGTGGCGGTATCACAACCTGCAGCGATGGAAACCGTTTTAGATCAAAGTGCGACTTCCAGTGCCAGGCTCCTGCCCAGATTTATCCTCCAGACTCCTCTAGTAGCGTGTGTTTGGAAGACGGAAGCTGGAGCAAACCGGCGCCGTGTTGTGCAA ATCCGTGTCCGTCACTGGTGGTTGTAGACCTGGTCATCATTCTTGACTCTTCTTCTTCTGTCGGTGAGGCGGGATGGCAAACTTTGCTTTCTTTTACCAGAAGCCTTTTATC ACTTTACACTCTGGGAAATAATTCTGTCGAAGTCGCTGTTGTCCGTTATAACGCGGAAGTGGACACGGATAACATCATCCCGCTAGATAATGGTTTCAACCGAGACGAGCTCTTTGCTGCCATCTCGAGCTTACCTTACGACGGATCCG GGACGAGGACCGGTAACGCGATAAACTTTACGCGCGAGTTCATTCTGGAAAATGGTCATGGACATAGAGAGTTCGCGCACGACTTAGTGGTCGTTCTTACAGACGGAAGGTCACAGGACGATGTCGCTGTCCCCTCCAGACTTCTTCGTGAACGTGGAGTTATG ACTTACGCCATTGGAATCCGGCCCGACCAGGCTCCTGACAACTTTGATATCAGGAACGATCTTCTCAATATTGCCGGGTCCGAGGACCACTTCTTTGTAGTAGAAGACGGATTCAGCCGTTTGAACGCCGATTTTGCGGAGGAAATCACGAGAGAGATCTGCAGTGATCCATGCGGTCTTACCCCCCATTTATAA
- the LOC143463019 gene encoding putative MFS-type transporter C09D4.1: MTATITQASQESETRIETALSAKRWLILFLLTTTAAQSFFMEMSFGIVNDIYVYYFNISYAEADWVVTGAYAGMLSTAPIMAWLTYKRYIALRLTAIIHALSILLNTLFIVIAVAARTSYALVMVGQFFNGISRLLLFSLFSTLAVLWFPDSQVGTAMGLYIGGCNVGGILGSILPGYLLEPVPKFNNGTGNRTDIVLNPAVFDWMAHNRLTMLAMYSSMLALSIIVLVLTWLLVTDLPPKPPTLAQAAKRRQLVEVEHSLDGSFLSECKKLFSERGFVGITIIAGFVGRAYGVELAMMSEMLRGIYSDDSFDLNPDLLGGFLTGLFNVGCIAGNIIGAKLLNNWKNYKILITVGSFLSWLAFTSLLLSFALKQYAAISIATVLFSIPMRISILVSYEIATQETYPMDELFVNLWFTGGQAVVGIVVLELCRVFYDNISALAVLAFQAVVLLVAVLLSFMLRLQNRRLNVERKFGQASMNGETEATETTPLN, translated from the coding sequence ATGACCGCGACTATAACTCAAGCAAGTCAAGAAAGTGAAACCAGGATTGAAACAGCTTTGTCTGCAAAACGAtggttgatactttttcttCTGACAACCACGGCTGCTCAGTCGTTTTTCATGGAAATGAGCTTTGGCATTGTAAACGACatttatgtttattatttcaacatCAGCTACGCAGAAGCAGATTGGGTCGTTACCGGGGCGTATGCAGGCATGCTTTCCACCGCTCCTATCATGGCTTGGTTGACCTACAAGAGATACATAGCCCTTCGTTTGACTGCAATTATACATGCGTTGTCCATTCTCCTGAATACGCTATTCATTGTTATTGCTGTGGCCGCGAGAACAAGTTATGCCTTAGTGATGGTCGGACAATTCTTCAATGGGATTTCTCGTTTGCTTCTTTTTTCGCTCTTTTCAACGCTTGCAGTTCTGTGGTTTCCAGATTCTCAAGTGGGAACAGCGATGGGTTTGTATATAGGAGGGTGTAATGTCGGGGGCATTTTAGGGAGTATTCTTCCTGGGTACCTTTTGGAACCTGTCCCCAAGTTTAACAATGGAACAGGGAATCGGACAGACATAGTTTTAAATCCTGCGGTCTTTGATTGGATGGCTCACAACCGATTGACAATGCTGGCGATGTATTCCAGCATGCTTGCACTTTCCATTATAGTGCTGGTGCTGACCTGGCTACTGGTGACTGACCTTCCACCAAAGCCACCAACCTTAGCTCAAGCAGCTAAGAGGAGACAACTTGTTGAAGTTGAACATTCATTGGACGGATCGTTTCTGAGTGAatgcaaaaaacttttcagTGAACGCGGCTTCGTTGGAATCACAATAATTGCTGGATTTGTTGGTCGGGCGTATGGAGTCGAACTGGCTATGATGTCAGAAATGTTACGAGGAATTTACAGTGATGACAGCTTTGATTTAAACCCTGATCTTCTGGGAGGTTTTCTTACTGGATTGTTTAATGTTGGTTGTATTGCTGGTAATATCATAGGGGCTAAGCTATTGAATAACTGGAAAAATTACAAGATCTTGATAACAGTAGGTTCATTTCTCTCTTGGTTAGCATTTACCTCTCTGCTGCTGagttttgctttaaaacagTACGCAGCCATCAGCATTGCGACAGTTTTATTTAGTATCCCAATGCGAATATCGATACTCGTAAGCTACGAAATAGCAACTCAGGAGACCTACCCAATGGACGAACTTTTTGTTAATCTTTGGTTTACTGGAGGGCAAGCTGTTGTCGGCATTGTTGTCCTTGAACTTTGCCGGGTCTTTTACGACAACATCAGTGCTTTGGCAGTGTTGGCCTTTCAAGCGGTCGTCTTGTTAGTTGCTGTTCTCTTGAGTTTCATGTTACGACTTCAAAACAGGAGGTTGAACGTCGAACGAAAATTCGGTCAGGCTTCTATGAATGGTGAAACTGAAGCGACTGAAACGACGCCACTAAATTAA
- the LOC143463020 gene encoding collagen alpha-1(XII) chain-like isoform X3, translated as MNTVLLMLSLIATAQGLRCMTCENARSHEDCDSQGVMRECLENELSCAIEERKVNYGPGRLIFKHCKQPLACNNNYIQNDRPAWWPIQCNDKFPNSVCRCCCFEDECNIGHERCFGKAAISCGNQEVVRGGITTCSDGNRFRSKCDFQCQAPAQIYPPDSSSSVCLEDGSWSKPAPCCANPCPSLVVVDLVIILDSSSSVGEAGWQTLLSFTRSLLSLYTLGNNSVEVAVVRYNAEVDTDNIIPLDNGFNRDELFAAISSLPYDGSGTRTGNAINFTREFILENGHGHREFAHDLVVVLTDGRSQDDVAVPSRLLRERGVMTYAIGIRPDQAPDNFDIRNDLLNIAGSEDHFFVVEDGFSRLNADFAEEITREICSDPCGLTPHL; from the exons ATGAATACCGTTTTATTGATGTTGTCATTAATTGCTACTGCCCAAG GTCTTCGCTGCATGACTTGTGAAAATGCGCGATCGCACGAAGATTGCGACAGCCAAGGAGTAATGAGAGAATGCCTTGAAAATGAA CTTTCATGCGCTATTGAAGAGAGAAAGGTCAATTACGGTCCCGGTCGTTTGATATTTAAACACTGCAAGCAGCCACTGGCGTGTAACAACAACTACATACAG aaTGATCGCCCTGCTTGGTGGCCCATACAGTGCAACGACAAGTTTCCAAACTCAGTCTGCAGATGCTGCTGTTTTGAGGACGAATGTAACATTGGACACGAAAGATGTTTTGGGAAAGCtg CGATCTCTTGCGGCAATCAAGAAGTCGTACGTGGCGGTATCACAACCTGCAGCGATGGAAACCGTTTTAGATCAAAGTGCGACTTCCAGTGCCAGGCTCCTGCCCAGATTTATCCTCCAGACTCCTCTAGTAGCGTGTGTTTGGAAGACGGAAGCTGGAGCAAACCGGCGCCGTGTTGTGCAA ATCCGTGTCCGTCACTGGTGGTTGTAGACCTGGTCATCATTCTTGACTCTTCTTCTTCTGTCGGTGAGGCGGGATGGCAAACTTTGCTTTCTTTTACCAGAAGCCTTTTATC ACTTTACACTCTGGGAAATAATTCTGTCGAAGTCGCTGTTGTCCGTTATAACGCGGAAGTGGACACGGATAACATCATCCCGCTAGATAATGGTTTCAACCGAGACGAGCTCTTTGCTGCCATCTCGAGCTTACCTTACGACGGATCCG GGACGAGGACCGGTAACGCGATAAACTTTACGCGCGAGTTCATTCTGGAAAATGGTCATGGACATAGAGAGTTCGCGCACGACTTAGTGGTCGTTCTTACAGACGGAAGGTCACAGGACGATGTCGCTGTCCCCTCCAGACTTCTTCGTGAACGTGGAGTTATG ACTTACGCCATTGGAATCCGGCCCGACCAGGCTCCTGACAACTTTGATATCAGGAACGATCTTCTCAATATTGCCGGGTCCGAGGACCACTTCTTTGTAGTAGAAGACGGATTCAGCCGTTTGAACGCCGATTTTGCGGAGGAAATCACGAGAGAGATCTGCAGTGATCCATGCGGTCTTACCCCCCATTTATAA
- the LOC143463020 gene encoding collagen alpha-1(XII) chain-like isoform X2 — protein sequence MNTVLLMLSLIATAQGLRCMTCENARSHEDCDSQGVMRECLENELSCAIEERKVNYGPGRLIFKHCKQPLACNNNYIQNDRPAWWPIQCNDKFPNSVCRCCCFEDECNIGHERCFGKAAAISCGNQEVVRGGITTCSDGNRFRSKCDFQCQAPAQIYPPDSSSSVCLEDGSWSKPAPCCANPCPSLVVVDLVIILDSSSSVGEAGWQTLLSFTRSLLSLYTLGNNSVEVAVVRYNAEVDTDNIIPLDNGFNRDELFAAISSLPYDGSGTRTGNAINFTREFILENGHGHREFAHDLVVVLTDGRSQDDVAVPSRLLRERGVMTYAIGIRPDQAPDNFDIRNDLLNIAGSEDHFFVVEDGFSRLNADFAEEITREICSDPCGLTPHL from the exons ATGAATACCGTTTTATTGATGTTGTCATTAATTGCTACTGCCCAAG GTCTTCGCTGCATGACTTGTGAAAATGCGCGATCGCACGAAGATTGCGACAGCCAAGGAGTAATGAGAGAATGCCTTGAAAATGAA CTTTCATGCGCTATTGAAGAGAGAAAGGTCAATTACGGTCCCGGTCGTTTGATATTTAAACACTGCAAGCAGCCACTGGCGTGTAACAACAACTACATACAG aaTGATCGCCCTGCTTGGTGGCCCATACAGTGCAACGACAAGTTTCCAAACTCAGTCTGCAGATGCTGCTGTTTTGAGGACGAATGTAACATTGGACACGAAAGATGTTTTGGGAAAGCtg CAGCGATCTCTTGCGGCAATCAAGAAGTCGTACGTGGCGGTATCACAACCTGCAGCGATGGAAACCGTTTTAGATCAAAGTGCGACTTCCAGTGCCAGGCTCCTGCCCAGATTTATCCTCCAGACTCCTCTAGTAGCGTGTGTTTGGAAGACGGAAGCTGGAGCAAACCGGCGCCGTGTTGTGCAA ATCCGTGTCCGTCACTGGTGGTTGTAGACCTGGTCATCATTCTTGACTCTTCTTCTTCTGTCGGTGAGGCGGGATGGCAAACTTTGCTTTCTTTTACCAGAAGCCTTTTATC ACTTTACACTCTGGGAAATAATTCTGTCGAAGTCGCTGTTGTCCGTTATAACGCGGAAGTGGACACGGATAACATCATCCCGCTAGATAATGGTTTCAACCGAGACGAGCTCTTTGCTGCCATCTCGAGCTTACCTTACGACGGATCCG GGACGAGGACCGGTAACGCGATAAACTTTACGCGCGAGTTCATTCTGGAAAATGGTCATGGACATAGAGAGTTCGCGCACGACTTAGTGGTCGTTCTTACAGACGGAAGGTCACAGGACGATGTCGCTGTCCCCTCCAGACTTCTTCGTGAACGTGGAGTTATG ACTTACGCCATTGGAATCCGGCCCGACCAGGCTCCTGACAACTTTGATATCAGGAACGATCTTCTCAATATTGCCGGGTCCGAGGACCACTTCTTTGTAGTAGAAGACGGATTCAGCCGTTTGAACGCCGATTTTGCGGAGGAAATCACGAGAGAGATCTGCAGTGATCCATGCGGTCTTACCCCCCATTTATAA